A stretch of DNA from Flavobacteriaceae bacterium MAR_2009_75:
CTGAGCAACAGCATCATCGTTAGTGTTAATCTAGTTTTTAAATTCATTTGTGTTAAATTAAGTTTGTTGAATCGAAATCACCGAAGCCCGTTTCAAGCCCGATGAATAAATGTGATTTAAGAATCACATCAAAATCTTCAATTTACTAACCACACTTTTTCAGTTGAGTTAAATGAAAAACCCTATTTTTGCAGGAAATGTGTTTATAGTAATATGTACATGTTTAGAGTATTACTTCCCTTCAGAATGAAGTAATCGTTTTTAAAAAGGATGGGCGTGCACCCGTCCTTTTTTTATTTTTATCATTTAGCATTCCATCTTAATATTGTTTAGTTAGTAACTTTCTTGAGCCTCCTTATTGGTTTTCCATATTGGTTAACCAATTTGGTTTACCAAATATATATTAATTAAATCTTAATAGAAAATTAAATTCAAATAAATTTTAAGGTATTTTTAGCAAATTGAAAATTTTAACATTCTCAAACCTCGTAAATTCACAATCAGCTTGCTTAAATCTAAGAAAACAGCAGTTCGTTAATGATGTTAATATGGTTATCAGTAATATAATTAGATTCCTTAAGCACCCTGTAAACTTCAGCCTTCGTAGATTCTTCCGCAGTACACTTTATATACCACGCAGTTTTAATTTTATAAGGTTTACATGTTATATACACCGCCATTAATATCGAGTGTAGCTCCGGTAATAAAGCCATTATACTCAGAGGCCAGGTATAAAACAGCCCTTGCCACATCATCTGCATTGCCCGCCCGTTGAATTGGAATACTGGAAACAGTCGCAGTAGCAGACTCTTTTGTAGTGTGCGTGTCGTGAAATGAAGTACCTAAAATTAGACCTGGTGCAACAGCATTCACTCGTATTCCTTCTGAACCCAATTCAGAGGAAAGTGCTCTAGTAAATGTTAATATAGCGCCCTTACTAGTGGAATAAGCAAGTGAACCTGAATGACCACCTTTTCGCCCAGCGAGCGATGCTAAATTGACAATACTGCTGTACTCATTTTTTGATAGATGAGCAGAGGCGGCTCTGGTAACATACATCATAGAGGTTAAGTTAATATCCATAACTTTGTGCCAGAATTCCGATTCTATTTCATTAAGTTTTTTTCGGGCAATAAGTGACCCCGCATTATTGATCAAAATATCTAAACCTCCTAACGCATCCACAGCTTGTTGAACCATTGCATCTGCCTGTGCTTCTTTAGTCAAGTCACCACTTATAGCAATGGCTTTTTGCCCTTTGGCGGCAGCGTACTCCGTTAATTGGTTTGCAGTATTTTTACTGGAAAAATAGTGTATGGCTACATTAGCTCCGCTATCAATAAAGTGCTTAGTGATTGCTTCGCCAATTCCCTGGGCACCTGCAGTGACAATCACGTTCTTTCCTGATAGTTTGTTGTTCATCAAATACCCTTAACAGTTAATTCGACAGCTGAATACATAAACTAATATTCGCTACATTATATTCTAAGTGAAGTTCACCTATACTAAAGTTTCAAAACAAAAAATGTCTTTTCAGCAGTTTGCTAGCATTTTTATCTTACTTATCTCCAAAATAAGATACCTCTCCCCCACTTAAAAAGTCTTCTCTCACAGGGCTAAAAGTGTCTATTAATATTCCTTCTTCCAAACAGACTGCACTGTGCAATAAATTAGGTTCAATGTACACTCCATCTCCTGCTTCCACGATTTTCTTTACACCATCAATTTCAAATTCAAATTTACCCGCAACACAATAGGTTGCTTGCGTATGAAAATGCTGGTGTGGCGTGCCCAATGCGCCTTTTTCGAATTTCACTTTCACCATCATAATCTGGTTATCGTAACCTAAGAATTTTCTGGATACTCCTCCCCCAAGGGCCTCCCATTCCATCTCTTTAGTAATGATGTATTTTTCACTAAATCTATTCATGTTAATCTATTTTATTAGGATTAATTAATTGTAATAATAAAAGCCTACCCATGTATGGAGCTTGTTATTTATTTTCAACTGATGCTTTTCTTCTTTTGAACTATTATTTGCTACGATAAATAATTTCGATTTACCACTTATAAGAGTTATTTGAGTGGCAGTATAGGCATCAGTATCAACGAGCACCTCTACTTTTTTTATGCTACTATTAGAATTTACGGCCAATTCTGAAACGGGACTATAACTGCCGTGCGCTTCAATTATAGAAACGAAAAGGGTATTTTTTGTATTTTCTC
This window harbors:
- a CDS encoding 3-oxoacyl-[acyl-carrier protein] reductase; translated protein: MNNKLSGKNVIVTAGAQGIGEAITKHFIDSGANVAIHYFSSKNTANQLTEYAAAKGQKAIAISGDLTKEAQADAMVQQAVDALGGLDILINNAGSLIARKKLNEIESEFWHKVMDINLTSMMYVTRAASAHLSKNEYSSIVNLASLAGRKGGHSGSLAYSTSKGAILTFTRALSSELGSEGIRVNAVAPGLILGTSFHDTHTTKESATATVSSIPIQRAGNADDVARAVLYLASEYNGFITGATLDINGGVYNM
- a CDS encoding Cupin domain-containing protein — translated: MNRFSEKYIITKEMEWEALGGGVSRKFLGYDNQIMMVKVKFEKGALGTPHQHFHTQATYCVAGKFEFEIDGVKKIVEAGDGVYIEPNLLHSAVCLEEGILIDTFSPVREDFLSGGEVSYFGDK